From a single Miscanthus floridulus cultivar M001 chromosome 8, ASM1932011v1, whole genome shotgun sequence genomic region:
- the LOC136471441 gene encoding uncharacterized protein: protein MIDSEYAIPDDAVNHPAPSVSKSGKPFNLRPISPTSPIGYNAPTLAALTHQKIRTKTITSKSKLAISRATPSAAATTLVKAFKGVRAATGSSSAIPPISSTTPSEQQLGTSANVPDAQASQPTSVDAPQPIVADVQAKRKASTDTEAQPKRQRSMPIPTSAPMSSVIIPQEPTTDEVTEDIPSASSADPHDILQVASSSQAQEIALKQEQDSPNSLFSFAIDISDDDGEETSSSLALGTISAETKSKLETLLNLLQQSTAQLVDDSDPAKAIFKTIRGQVPADVEEILFPAAHLESRQLQYQRAAQRIADRAAQAQLKGEMLQLKQIADEKHKGIVNLQTSGAALKQKILDLSARKAALLAELKEIDAALTHAQQEESQLPNAVKALQQERDIQARKALAMKKKLKPVEGAADDDIKEMEEADQIRLRAILAIQSLLNV from the exons atgatcgattctgaatatgccatccctgacgacgcg gttaaccacccagcaccatcggtgagcaaaagtgggaaacccttcaacctccggcctatttccccaacatcgccgatcggctacaacgctcccaccttagccgctttgacccaccagaagattcgtaccaagaccatcacttctaagtccaaattggctatatccagggctactccatcggccgctgctacaaccttggtcaaagcctttaag ggggtaagagctgctactggatcatcatcggcaattccgccgatatcaagcaccactccttcagag caacaattgggtacatcggcaaacgtaccagatgcccaagcttcacaaccaacaagtgtcgatgccccccagccaatcgttgccgatgtccaagcaaagcgcaaagcttcaacagatactgaagcacagccaaaacgacaaaggtctatgccgatccctacatctgccccaatgtcatcggtcatcatacctcaagagcctaccaccgatgaagtcacagaggatatcccatcggcaagctcagccgatccacacgacatactccaggttgcttcctccagtcaagcacaggaaattgccttgaaacag gaacaagattccccgaacagcctattttcctttgccattgacatttctgacgacgatggagaggaaacaagttcttcccttgcactgggaacaatatcggcagaaactaaatccaagttggaaaccctcctgaacttgctacagcaaagtaccgcccaactggtagatgactcggaccccgcaaaggcaattttcaaaacaattcgtggccaggtccctgccgatgttgaagaaatactcttcccagcagctcacttagaaagccgtcaactgcaatatcaacgggctgctcagcgcattgccgatagagcagctcaagctcaacttaaaggagagatgctacaactgaaacaaatcgctgatgagaagcacaagggcatcgtcaacttgcagacttcgggtgctgcacttaagcagaaaatcttggatctatcggcaaggaaggcagctctattggctgaattgaaagaaattgatgcagccttaactcatgctcaacaagaagaaagccagctacccaatgccgtcaaagcccttcagcaagaaagagatatccaagctcgcaaagctttagccatgaagaagaaactcaagcctgtggagggtgctgccgatgacgatatcaaagaaatggaagaagccgaccagattcgcctgcgtgcgatattagctatccaatccttgctgaacgtgtaa